In Gemmatimonadaceae bacterium, the following are encoded in one genomic region:
- a CDS encoding NUDIX hydrolase — protein MPNESGNGAAARDETSAGGVVYRFESGRPLFLLIRDSYQNWGFPKGHIESGEQADAAAVREVAEETGLAELQVRGAIDTIDWYFRFRGQLIHKFCHFYLIETAESRTLPQRAEGITACRWMHFDEAETLVSYANARLVLKRAQEMVLEFSAPA, from the coding sequence ATGCCGAACGAGAGCGGGAACGGCGCCGCGGCGCGCGACGAGACCTCCGCCGGCGGCGTCGTCTATCGCTTCGAGAGCGGCCGTCCGCTCTTTCTTCTCATTCGCGACAGCTACCAGAACTGGGGCTTTCCGAAGGGGCACATCGAGTCGGGCGAACAGGCCGACGCGGCCGCCGTGCGCGAAGTCGCCGAGGAGACCGGATTGGCCGAGCTGCAGGTGCGTGGCGCGATCGACACGATCGATTGGTATTTCCGGTTTCGCGGACAGCTCATTCACAAGTTCTGTCATTTCTATTTGATCGAAACGGCGGAGTCCCGCACGTTGCCGCAGCGCGCCGAAGGAATCACCGCGTGCCGGTGGATGCACTTCGATGAAGCGGAAACGCTCGTCTCCTACGCGAACGCGCGGCTGGTGCTCAAGCGCGCGCAGGAGATGGTGCTCGAGTTCTCGGCGCCGGCCTGA
- a CDS encoding response regulator, with translation MSNADLPPILVVDDNHDNAEIIRQYLEIRGYPITVAHNGDEALALFETVRPALVLLDVMMPGRDGWEVCRIMKQHPTLGRTVRVVMVTALDEWQDKREALQIGADDYVEKPFDLPTLATTVERNLAMQRAKAS, from the coding sequence ATGAGCAATGCAGACTTGCCGCCGATTCTGGTGGTCGACGATAATCACGACAACGCCGAGATCATCAGGCAGTACCTGGAAATTCGCGGGTACCCGATCACGGTGGCCCACAACGGGGACGAAGCGCTCGCGCTGTTCGAGACGGTTCGGCCCGCTCTCGTGCTGCTCGACGTCATGATGCCGGGACGCGACGGTTGGGAGGTTTGCCGCATCATGAAACAGCATCCAACGCTCGGCCGCACGGTGCGCGTGGTGATGGTGACCGCGCTCGACGAATGGCAGGACAAGCGCGAGGCGTTGCAGATCGGCGCTGATGATTACGTCGAGAAGCCGTTCGATCTGCCGACGCTGGCCACCACGGTCGAGCGCAATCTGGCGATGCAGCGCGCCAAGGCTTCGTGA
- the atpD gene encoding F0F1 ATP synthase subunit beta: MATATAIHNIGKVVQIIGPVLDVEFEAEHLPELYNALEITGTAPDGEQIKVVAEVQQHIGRNQVRAVAMSSTDAVVRGMEVVDSGGPISVPVGAPALGRILNVLGDPVDNGDPIPKDALRWPIHRKRPDFVNLEPKTEIFETGIKVVDLVSPFVKGGKIGLFGGAGVGKTVVIMELINNVAKGHGGKSVFCGVGERTREGNDLYLEMKESGVLPNVALIYGQMNEPPGARLRVGLSGLTVAEYFRDQENADVLVFIDNIFRFTQAGSEVSALLGRMPSAVGYQPTLATEMGDLQERITSTRNGSITSVQAIYVPADDITDPAPATAFAHLDATVVLSRAITELGIYPAVDPLASSSRILDANYIGARHYKAATDVQRILQRYKELQDIIAILGMDELSEEDKRIVGRARRIQRFMSQPFSVAEQFTGIPGKYVKLEETISSFERLVAGEFDNLPEQAFFMAGGIDDVVENAKKLQG, translated from the coding sequence ATGGCTACCGCCACTGCGATTCACAATATTGGAAAGGTCGTCCAGATCATCGGACCGGTGCTCGACGTCGAGTTCGAGGCGGAACATCTGCCCGAGCTCTACAACGCGCTCGAGATCACCGGGACGGCGCCGGACGGCGAGCAGATCAAGGTCGTCGCCGAGGTGCAGCAGCACATCGGGCGCAATCAGGTGCGCGCCGTCGCCATGTCGTCCACCGACGCCGTGGTGCGCGGCATGGAAGTCGTCGACTCGGGCGGACCGATCTCGGTCCCCGTCGGCGCGCCCGCGCTTGGACGCATTCTCAACGTGCTCGGCGACCCGGTGGACAACGGCGACCCGATTCCGAAGGACGCGCTCCGCTGGCCGATCCATCGCAAGCGTCCGGACTTCGTGAACCTCGAGCCGAAGACGGAAATCTTCGAGACGGGCATCAAGGTCGTCGACCTCGTCTCCCCGTTCGTGAAGGGCGGTAAGATCGGTCTGTTCGGCGGCGCGGGCGTCGGCAAGACGGTCGTGATCATGGAGCTCATCAACAACGTCGCGAAGGGCCACGGCGGAAAGTCCGTGTTCTGCGGCGTGGGTGAGCGCACGCGCGAAGGCAACGACCTGTATCTGGAAATGAAGGAGTCCGGCGTTCTGCCGAACGTCGCGCTCATCTACGGGCAGATGAACGAGCCGCCCGGCGCGCGTCTCCGCGTTGGCCTCTCGGGTTTGACCGTCGCCGAATACTTCCGCGATCAGGAAAACGCGGACGTGCTCGTGTTCATCGACAACATTTTCCGATTCACGCAAGCTGGTTCGGAGGTCTCCGCGCTGCTTGGCCGCATGCCGAGCGCGGTCGGTTATCAGCCGACGCTGGCGACGGAGATGGGCGATCTGCAGGAGCGCATCACGTCGACGCGCAACGGCTCGATCACCTCGGTGCAGGCGATTTACGTTCCGGCCGACGACATCACCGATCCCGCGCCGGCGACGGCGTTCGCGCACCTGGACGCGACGGTCGTGCTCTCGCGCGCCATCACGGAGCTCGGCATCTATCCCGCGGTGGATCCGCTCGCGTCGTCGTCGCGCATTCTCGACGCCAACTACATTGGGGCGCGCCACTACAAGGCGGCGACGGACGTGCAGCGTATTCTGCAGCGCTACAAGGAGCTGCAGGACATCATCGCGATTCTCGGCATGGACGAGCTGTCGGAAGAGGACAAGCGCATCGTGGGCCGCGCGCGCCGCATTCAGCGTTTCATGTCGCAGCCGTTCTCGGTGGCCGAGCAGTTCACGGGCATTCCGGGCAAGTATGTGAAGCTCGAGGAAACGATTTCGTCGTTCGAGCGGCTGGTGGCGGGCGAGTTCGACAACTTGCCGGAGCAGGCGTTCTTCATGGCCGGCGGCATCGACGACGTCGTCGAGAACGCGAAGAAGCTGCAAGGCTGA
- a CDS encoding TonB-dependent receptor plug domain-containing protein yields the protein MRRIAAVLVGVACLSLSAADQARAQSRSAILLGWIRDSAGKPVPRADVNIESLHAWTRTDTLGFFKLASLDPGKVTVGLRRLGFEPQTFEFTLRPARQDSVSVTMLPNVEVLEAMKVDAALERRYVALAGFYERRARGSGVFLTREDIEQHHSSQLSDALRTLPNLQFSHGRGGRGIRFQSASVKRFDCPPDYWIDGRRVTNTDADDYPTSDIEAVEVYSGPSSTPSQFGASPARYTCGTIVIWTRIPGLP from the coding sequence ATGCGTCGAATCGCCGCGGTACTCGTTGGCGTCGCGTGCCTGTCCTTGTCCGCCGCGGACCAGGCGCGGGCACAGTCGCGTAGTGCCATCCTCCTGGGATGGATTCGCGACAGCGCCGGCAAGCCCGTCCCGCGCGCGGACGTCAACATCGAGTCGCTCCACGCCTGGACCCGCACCGACACCCTTGGCTTCTTCAAGCTCGCGTCCCTCGATCCCGGCAAGGTGACCGTCGGTCTGCGGCGGCTCGGCTTCGAGCCGCAGACGTTCGAGTTCACGCTTCGCCCGGCGCGACAGGACAGCGTGTCGGTGACCATGCTGCCGAACGTCGAAGTACTCGAGGCCATGAAGGTCGACGCCGCGCTCGAGCGCCGCTATGTCGCGCTCGCGGGATTCTACGAGCGCCGCGCCCGCGGCAGCGGCGTCTTCCTCACGCGCGAGGACATCGAGCAACATCACTCCAGCCAGTTGAGCGACGCGCTGCGCACGCTGCCCAACTTGCAATTCTCGCACGGCCGCGGCGGCCGCGGCATTCGCTTCCAGTCGGCGAGCGTGAAGCGATTCGACTGTCCGCCCGACTACTGGATCGACGGACGGCGCGTGACCAACACCGACGCCGACGACTACCCGACGAGCGACATCGAGGCGGTCGAGGTATACTCAGGCCCGTCGTCGACGCCCTCGCAATTCGGTGCATCGCCGGCGCGATACACGTGCGGCACGATCGTGATCTGGACGAGAATTCCCGGCCTGCCCTGA
- a CDS encoding ABC transporter ATP-binding protein, whose product MIRLIDVYKSFGPKKVLQGFTLDVVEGETMVIIGYSGTGKSVAIKHIVGLLEPDSGQVLVDDYEVPKLSRRELYQLRARIGYVFQFAALFDSFTIGDNVAMGLRKQQELTESEITDRVREALDLVDLPNVESRYPAELSGGMRKRVGIARAIALRPKYILYDEPTTGLDPVTSAVIDQLMVRMRDKLGVTGIVITHDMRSAYTVGTRIAMLYEGRVRQVGSVDEIQHSRDPIVRQFIEGKANIEAEPAGFGA is encoded by the coding sequence ATGATCCGCCTCATCGACGTCTACAAATCCTTCGGCCCCAAGAAGGTCCTCCAGGGTTTCACGCTCGACGTCGTCGAGGGTGAAACGATGGTCATCATCGGCTACTCGGGCACCGGCAAGTCGGTGGCGATCAAGCACATCGTCGGGCTGCTCGAACCCGACTCGGGGCAGGTCCTCGTCGACGACTACGAGGTGCCCAAGCTCTCGCGCCGAGAGCTGTATCAACTCCGCGCGCGCATCGGCTACGTATTCCAGTTCGCCGCGCTGTTCGATTCGTTCACCATCGGCGACAACGTCGCGATGGGACTTCGCAAACAGCAGGAGCTCACCGAGAGCGAGATCACCGACCGCGTGCGCGAGGCGCTGGATCTCGTGGATCTGCCGAACGTCGAGAGCCGCTACCCGGCCGAGCTGTCGGGCGGCATGCGAAAGCGCGTGGGCATCGCGCGCGCGATCGCGCTTCGCCCCAAGTACATCCTGTACGATGAGCCCACGACGGGCCTCGATCCGGTCACCAGCGCCGTCATCGACCAGCTCATGGTGCGCATGCGCGACAAGCTCGGCGTCACGGGCATTGTGATCACGCACGACATGCGAAGCGCATACACGGTCGGAACGCGCATCGCGATGCTGTACGAAGGCCGCGTGCGCCAGGTCGGCAGCGTCGACGAGATCCAGCACTCGCGCGATCCGATCGTTCGCCAGTTCATCGAAGGCAAAGCGAACATCGAAGCCGAGCCGGCGGGCTTCGGCGCCTGA
- a CDS encoding four helix bundle protein: protein MSGSIRDLKVWQEAVALAAETVKAARQNARRETKIVTDQLMLSALNVASAIADGYGRYTAPEQRQLYRAAKRELLRLETQLAIARQADLISAPTHADLSNRIQSVLRLLGGYLVYLERQLNAENGVVAR from the coding sequence ATGTCTGGGAGCATCCGGGACCTCAAAGTGTGGCAGGAAGCCGTGGCCCTCGCGGCGGAAACGGTCAAGGCCGCCCGTCAGAATGCGCGCCGCGAAACCAAGATCGTGACCGATCAACTCATGCTGAGCGCCCTGAACGTGGCCAGCGCGATCGCGGACGGCTACGGGCGATACACCGCGCCCGAGCAGCGGCAACTCTATCGCGCGGCGAAGCGCGAGCTGTTACGCCTCGAAACGCAGCTCGCGATCGCTCGGCAAGCCGATCTCATCTCGGCACCGACGCACGCGGACCTGAGCAATCGCATTCAGAGCGTGCTCCGATTGCTTGGCGGGTATCTCGTGTATCTCGAGCGGCAGCTGAACGCGGAGAATGGGGTCGTGGCTCGATAG
- the atpG gene encoding ATP synthase F1 subunit gamma, producing the protein MAKGRELKGRIKSVENTRKITRTLEMVATSKMKRTQDRVGAARPYAEALREVIANLYSSELAERFPLLRQPTTVKRAAVIMLTANRGLAGAFNANLIKETRATVARLEKDGAAVDIHAVGKKGIGYYRYLGRALASSHTDIGDRPTAAQAADIVNALMDQFTRGELDAVYVIYPNFKSILSAPPAAVQVLPVEPPKAGAKQKDYILAPDAETILGELLPLYVRNAVYRALVEMTAAFYAAQRTAMKNATDNASDMLKILGRTYNRARQATITQEIAEIVGGAAALQG; encoded by the coding sequence ATGGCTAAAGGACGCGAACTCAAAGGCCGCATCAAATCCGTCGAGAACACGCGCAAGATCACGCGCACGCTCGAGATGGTCGCGACCTCGAAGATGAAGCGGACGCAGGATCGCGTCGGCGCGGCACGGCCGTACGCCGAGGCGCTGCGCGAAGTCATCGCGAATCTGTATTCGTCCGAGCTGGCCGAGCGGTTCCCGCTGCTTCGCCAGCCGACGACGGTCAAGCGCGCCGCCGTCATCATGTTGACGGCGAACCGCGGCCTGGCCGGTGCGTTCAACGCGAATCTCATCAAGGAAACGCGCGCGACGGTCGCCCGGCTCGAGAAAGACGGTGCCGCGGTCGACATTCATGCCGTCGGCAAGAAGGGCATCGGCTACTATCGCTATCTCGGGCGCGCGCTCGCGAGCAGCCACACCGACATCGGCGATCGTCCGACGGCGGCGCAGGCCGCGGACATCGTGAACGCGCTGATGGATCAGTTCACGCGCGGCGAGCTCGATGCGGTCTACGTGATCTATCCGAACTTCAAATCGATTCTCTCGGCGCCGCCGGCCGCGGTGCAGGTGCTGCCGGTCGAGCCGCCGAAGGCCGGCGCGAAGCAGAAGGACTACATCCTCGCCCCGGATGCCGAGACGATTCTCGGCGAGCTGTTGCCGTTGTACGTCCGCAATGCCGTGTACCGCGCTCTCGTTGAGATGACCGCGGCGTTCTACGCGGCGCAGCGAACCGCGATGAAGAATGCCACCGACAACGCGTCGGACATGCTGAAGATTCTGGGCCGCACGTACAACCGCGCGCGCCAGGCCACCATCACGCAGGAGATCGCCGAGATCGTCGGCGGCGCTGCGGCTCTACAGGGATAA
- the atpC gene encoding ATP synthase F1 subunit epsilon — translation MLKVSVISPEATVYEGETDAIVAPAFDGEVGILTGHAPMMALLGKGVLRLGGDAGPKFNVQGGFLQVADNVVRVVTEHASAA, via the coding sequence ATGCTCAAGGTTTCGGTGATCTCGCCGGAAGCGACTGTCTACGAGGGCGAGACCGACGCGATCGTGGCGCCGGCGTTCGACGGCGAGGTCGGCATTCTGACCGGCCACGCCCCGATGATGGCGCTGCTCGGCAAGGGGGTGCTGCGGCTGGGCGGCGACGCGGGCCCCAAGTTCAACGTGCAGGGCGGGTTTCTGCAGGTGGCGGACAACGTGGTGCGGGTCGTGACGGAACACGCGTCGGCGGCGTGA
- the atpA gene encoding F0F1 ATP synthase subunit alpha → MATDTTLRPGELKDILLREIEAADLHELDVEEVGTVLEVKDGIARIYGLQKAMAGEMLEVTSSETGNKVTALALNLEEDNIGAVILGDYLQLKEGDEVRRTSRVLEVPVGPELVGRVVDALGAPIDGQGPIDAKHSRKVESNAPGIIVRQPVKEPLQTGLKAVDSMIPIGRGQRELIIGDRGIGKTAVAIDTIINQKGQGVICVYVAIGQKASTVASVVERLKQAGAMDYSIVVVASASDPAPMQYIAPYSGCAMAEYFMYNEGKPTLCVYDDLSKQAAAYRQLSLVLRRPPGREAFPGDVFYLHSRLLERAAKLSEDPSVVDGKNILKPGGSLTALPIIETQAGDVSAYIPTNVISITDGQIFLESDLFFAGVRPAINAGISVSRVGGSAQIKAMKSVAGRLRLDLAQFRELEAFAAFASDLDQATRRQLDRGARTVEVLKQGQYQPMPVEQQIMIIYAVTNGLIDDVPVPQVREWERGFHEYMATKYPQVGEGIRTGKTLTKDIEADLKRGIEDYKKSFAPARATGITKSDL, encoded by the coding sequence ATGGCCACTGACACCACACTCCGCCCCGGCGAACTCAAGGACATCCTCCTTCGCGAAATCGAAGCCGCCGACCTGCACGAGCTCGACGTCGAAGAAGTCGGGACTGTCCTCGAGGTGAAAGACGGAATCGCGCGCATCTACGGCCTGCAAAAAGCCATGGCCGGCGAGATGCTCGAGGTCACGTCGTCCGAGACGGGGAACAAGGTCACCGCGCTCGCGCTGAACCTCGAAGAGGACAACATCGGCGCCGTCATCCTCGGCGATTATCTCCAGCTCAAGGAAGGCGACGAGGTGCGTCGCACCTCCCGCGTGCTCGAGGTGCCCGTTGGTCCCGAGCTCGTCGGACGCGTCGTCGACGCACTTGGCGCACCGATCGACGGACAGGGTCCGATCGACGCCAAGCACTCGCGCAAAGTTGAATCGAACGCGCCGGGTATCATCGTTCGCCAGCCGGTGAAAGAGCCGCTGCAGACGGGACTCAAAGCGGTCGACTCGATGATCCCGATCGGCCGCGGACAACGCGAGCTGATCATCGGCGACCGCGGCATCGGCAAGACCGCCGTCGCGATCGACACGATCATCAATCAGAAGGGCCAGGGCGTCATCTGCGTGTACGTCGCCATCGGCCAGAAGGCGTCGACCGTGGCCTCCGTCGTGGAGCGCCTCAAGCAGGCCGGCGCGATGGACTACTCGATCGTCGTCGTCGCGTCGGCATCCGATCCGGCGCCGATGCAGTACATCGCCCCGTACTCGGGCTGCGCGATGGCCGAGTACTTCATGTACAACGAAGGCAAGCCGACGTTGTGCGTGTACGACGATCTGTCGAAGCAGGCCGCGGCGTATCGCCAGCTCTCGCTCGTGCTGCGTCGTCCGCCGGGCCGCGAAGCGTTCCCCGGCGACGTGTTCTATCTCCACTCGCGTCTGCTCGAGCGCGCGGCCAAGCTCAGCGAAGATCCGAGCGTGGTCGATGGTAAGAATATTCTAAAGCCCGGCGGCTCGCTCACCGCGCTGCCGATCATCGAAACGCAGGCCGGCGACGTGTCGGCGTACATCCCGACGAACGTCATCTCGATCACCGACGGCCAGATCTTCCTCGAGTCCGACCTGTTCTTCGCGGGCGTTCGTCCCGCGATCAACGCCGGCATCTCGGTGTCGCGCGTCGGCGGCTCGGCGCAGATCAAGGCGATGAAATCGGTCGCCGGTCGTCTGCGCCTCGACCTCGCGCAGTTCCGCGAGCTCGAAGCGTTCGCCGCGTTCGCGTCGGACCTGGACCAGGCCACGCGCCGCCAGCTCGACCGCGGCGCGCGCACGGTGGAAGTCCTGAAGCAGGGCCAGTACCAGCCGATGCCCGTCGAGCAGCAGATTATGATCATCTACGCGGTCACCAACGGCCTCATCGACGATGTGCCGGTGCCGCAGGTGCGCGAGTGGGAGCGCGGCTTCCACGAGTACATGGCGACGAAATACCCGCAGGTGGGTGAAGGCATTCGCACGGGCAAGACGCTGACGAAGGACATCGAGGCCGATCTCAAGCGCGGCATCGAGGACTACAAGAAGTCGTTTGCGCCTGCGCGTGCGACCGGGATCACGAAGAGCGACCTGTAA
- a CDS encoding EAL domain-containing protein has translation MSDSRLLTDSTDTSVTDAVSRLEGWEVERVSSGELPNAVAARSGVRAMLITSADPTVLRHAIERAHSCGIPVVVGCADDTARRRAVELHVEEWFRCPADAEEVAQRIRAAVARGTAHRAATNDRVERVEYEEMLHDSLTGLPTLPVMIERSRNLFKERGELVVLYLNFVRYSKIEEIYGWEKLDAVLETTAAAVREFLDDTSMSTSRVMVSFTNDDDFIFFHVPAAGVAAATENEITDLVARLQRHVGGRIEAQHGEDIAALFDIYVGRAHVYYNPKIRLERLIYRGIREAANAARSIEERERARRVADLRSSLRDRGVYVDYHPIVVTDTKEIFGYEALARGVMRSLRSPEVMFDVAAEADLVWELSRLCRARAIEGMSSRLRGDELLFLNVDPHDFSDPAFNESEVEHPERVVIEITERTAIKDYPKFRERLQKFRERGFRFAVDDAGSGYAGLGSIANLEPDFIKLDISLINAIDTNFIKQNLVETMVRFANDHGAKVIAEGVERAEEFETVKQLGVHLVQGFFLHRPSHLPLSALKREKAEPVEKVEKVG, from the coding sequence TTGAGCGATTCGCGGCTGCTCACCGATTCCACCGATACCTCCGTCACGGACGCGGTCAGTCGCCTGGAGGGATGGGAGGTGGAGCGCGTGTCGTCGGGCGAGCTGCCGAACGCCGTGGCCGCACGGTCTGGAGTGCGCGCCATGCTCATCACGTCCGCCGATCCGACCGTGCTGCGTCACGCGATCGAGCGGGCGCATAGCTGCGGCATTCCGGTCGTCGTCGGCTGCGCGGACGACACCGCGCGCCGCCGCGCCGTCGAGCTGCACGTCGAGGAGTGGTTTCGCTGTCCCGCCGATGCCGAGGAAGTCGCGCAGCGCATCCGCGCGGCGGTCGCACGCGGCACGGCGCATCGCGCGGCCACCAACGACCGCGTCGAGCGCGTCGAGTACGAGGAGATGCTTCACGATTCGCTCACCGGGCTGCCGACGCTGCCGGTGATGATCGAACGGTCGCGCAACCTGTTCAAGGAGCGCGGCGAGCTCGTGGTGCTGTATCTCAACTTCGTGCGCTACTCGAAGATCGAAGAGATCTACGGCTGGGAGAAGCTCGATGCGGTGCTCGAGACGACCGCGGCGGCGGTGCGCGAGTTCCTCGACGACACGTCGATGAGCACGTCGCGCGTGATGGTGAGCTTCACCAACGACGACGACTTCATTTTCTTTCACGTACCCGCCGCCGGCGTCGCCGCGGCGACGGAGAACGAGATCACCGATCTCGTGGCGCGGCTGCAGCGGCACGTCGGCGGGCGCATCGAGGCGCAGCACGGCGAAGACATCGCCGCGCTGTTCGACATCTACGTCGGGCGTGCGCACGTGTACTACAATCCGAAGATTCGCCTCGAGCGCCTGATCTATCGCGGCATTCGCGAAGCCGCCAACGCGGCGCGGTCGATCGAGGAGCGCGAGCGTGCGCGGCGCGTGGCCGATCTGCGGTCCAGCCTGCGCGATCGCGGCGTGTACGTCGACTATCATCCGATCGTCGTCACCGATACGAAAGAGATCTTCGGCTACGAGGCGCTCGCGCGCGGCGTCATGCGCAGCCTGCGGAGTCCCGAAGTGATGTTCGACGTCGCGGCGGAAGCCGATCTCGTCTGGGAATTGAGCCGGCTGTGCCGCGCGCGCGCGATCGAGGGGATGTCGTCGCGCCTGCGCGGCGACGAGCTGCTGTTCCTCAACGTCGATCCGCACGACTTTAGCGATCCGGCATTCAACGAGTCTGAAGTCGAGCATCCGGAGCGCGTGGTCATCGAGATCACCGAGCGCACCGCGATCAAGGACTATCCCAAGTTTCGCGAACGGCTGCAGAAGTTTCGCGAGCGCGGCTTCCGATTCGCCGTCGACGACGCGGGTTCGGGCTATGCGGGGCTGGGCTCGATCGCCAACCTCGAGCCGGACTTCATCAAGCTCGATATCTCGCTCATCAACGCGATCGACACGAATTTCATCAAGCAGAACCTGGTCGAAACGATGGTTCGCTTCGCGAACGACCATGGCGCCAAAGTGATCGCCGAAGGCGTCGAGCGCGCCGAGGAGTTCGAGACCGTCAAGCAGCTCGGCGTCCATCTGGTGCAGGGATTCTTCCTCCACCGGCCGAGTCACCTGCCGCTCAGCGCGCTCAAGCGAGAGAAAGCGGAGCCGGTGGAGAAAGTCGAGAAAGTGGGGTAG
- a CDS encoding AraC family transcriptional regulator, protein MSAAAPANGGGATPAVVVYTQRERARTLVKTAFPRRKARVVLTRTPEDFEAAFRTNLVDAAIVDIGSAQEDTWRAASFAREFPTVPFFGLAPLRVAEGPALAQCVTYEFADVLVDGVDDEAARELVGRAGYSARFARALDDPPRALTLDTPLQQAAWRFIVSHAGRPVRTSTLAEFLKVTREHLSRSFAAGGAPNLKRIIDLVRIVAAAELAKNPGYDLRDVAAILEFASSSHLSSTAMRVIGTKPASLTRLRTVDLVERFVKGHGRSRG, encoded by the coding sequence GTGTCGGCTGCCGCCCCGGCGAACGGCGGCGGCGCGACTCCCGCCGTCGTCGTCTACACGCAGCGCGAGCGGGCGCGCACGCTCGTGAAGACGGCCTTTCCTCGACGCAAGGCGCGGGTCGTGCTCACGCGAACTCCTGAGGATTTCGAGGCGGCGTTCCGGACGAATCTGGTCGACGCGGCGATCGTCGACATCGGCAGCGCGCAGGAGGATACGTGGCGCGCGGCGTCCTTCGCGCGAGAATTTCCAACGGTGCCGTTCTTCGGCCTGGCGCCGCTTCGGGTTGCCGAGGGTCCGGCGCTGGCGCAGTGCGTGACATATGAGTTTGCTGATGTACTGGTCGACGGCGTCGACGACGAGGCGGCGCGCGAGCTCGTCGGCCGCGCCGGCTACTCGGCGCGATTCGCTCGCGCGCTCGACGATCCGCCGCGCGCATTGACGCTGGACACGCCGCTCCAGCAGGCGGCGTGGCGCTTCATCGTGTCGCACGCGGGCCGTCCCGTGCGCACGTCGACGCTCGCGGAATTCCTGAAGGTGACGCGCGAGCATCTGAGCCGCTCGTTCGCCGCGGGCGGCGCGCCGAATCTCAAGCGCATCATCGATCTGGTGCGCATCGTCGCGGCCGCGGAGTTGGCGAAGAACCCCGGCTATGATCTGCGGGACGTCGCGGCGATCCTGGAGTTCGCGTCGTCGTCGCATCTGTCCAGCACGGCGATGCGGGTCATCGGCACCAAGCCGGCGTCGCTTACACGGCTTCGTACGGTGGATCTCGTGGAGAGATTTGTGAAGGGGCATGGACGGAGTCGGGGGTGA